Proteins encoded together in one Calditrichota bacterium window:
- a CDS encoding WxcM-like domain-containing protein, with translation MTSSENPFIDLPKIPDARGNLTFIEGEKHIPFSIRRVFYLYDVPGGATRAGHALKTCHQFLIAMSGSFDVVLDDGRQKKRYQLNRSYYGLHIPPRIWREIDNFSSGSVCLVLASEGYAEDAYYREYEEFLQAIRTGE, from the coding sequence ATGACAAGCAGCGAAAATCCGTTCATAGATCTTCCCAAGATACCCGACGCGCGCGGAAACCTCACGTTCATCGAAGGCGAGAAACACATTCCGTTTTCAATTCGCCGCGTGTTTTATTTATATGATGTTCCGGGCGGCGCCACGCGCGCGGGACACGCATTGAAAACTTGCCATCAGTTCCTGATAGCGATGTCGGGCAGCTTTGACGTCGTGCTCGATGACGGCCGGCAGAAGAAGCGCTATCAACTGAACCGTTCGTATTACGGTTTACATATTCCGCCGCGCATCTGGAGGGAAATCGACAATTTTTCTTCCGGCTCCGTATGTCTGGTACTTGCATCTGAAGGCTATGCAGAAGATGCCTACTACCGCGAATACGAGGAGTTCTTGCAGGCCATCCGCACTGGAGAGTGA
- a CDS encoding glycosyltransferase family 39 protein, with protein MTEWTSLRRDSGRILDYVLLTAMWAVMTWIANPIANIPLNDDWTYAVSVKALVEDGRFFFLTEWANKTLVAHVLWGALFCLPFGFSYNALRVSQLAAGLIGIFALYKLCLELGASRRVALLCAATLLANPLYFQIANSFMTDIDFTAFTTLAVLWIVRGLFRRASAWTITGWTLLVLTVWVRELAAMIPAGYAAFKVYVEGFRRSAIAKAILPGIVILILLIIHQKVMVEWLGFPNLDNPRTNAGANKLMEKPLRFFMNIPGRTVHLFLYIGLYSLPFVPWMRTKTENRHAHKVGVIAATAFAVLMVIGMFMRGMIMPLLNNSLGSIGLGPFTLRDAFLLHLPNLPTGPVWPWVIVTLVGLWAGAKVVQFVVTLLFDVCVKSKEKRAEPRRALTFFLLAATAFYSLLMVTSGFYDRYLLIYIPMTAALFALNSENVVNHVKSLTVFSYVVIGFFCIYGALSTHDYISWNRVRWELVGKLTNQMGVTPQQLDGGYEVNGSLNFLQEKTMSDDKSWWWVTDDEYMITFGAVPGYEIIEKRPFPNYMFGDDASVCILKRVE; from the coding sequence ATGACGGAATGGACAAGCCTGCGCCGCGACTCCGGGCGCATCCTTGACTATGTTCTCCTGACGGCGATGTGGGCGGTCATGACTTGGATCGCAAATCCGATTGCCAATATTCCACTGAACGATGATTGGACCTATGCGGTCTCCGTGAAAGCGCTCGTCGAAGACGGTCGTTTTTTCTTTTTAACGGAGTGGGCGAACAAGACTCTGGTCGCGCATGTCTTATGGGGTGCGCTTTTTTGTTTGCCTTTTGGATTCTCATACAACGCACTCAGAGTCTCGCAGCTCGCAGCCGGGTTAATCGGCATCTTTGCGCTCTATAAACTGTGTCTTGAGTTAGGGGCGTCGCGCAGAGTTGCCCTGCTATGCGCGGCGACGCTGCTGGCCAACCCGCTTTATTTTCAGATTGCCAATTCATTCATGACCGACATCGATTTTACAGCGTTTACGACGTTGGCGGTGCTATGGATTGTTCGCGGACTATTTAGAAGAGCTTCTGCTTGGACAATCACAGGTTGGACTCTGCTCGTGCTCACTGTGTGGGTACGGGAATTGGCTGCGATGATTCCGGCGGGATATGCGGCGTTCAAGGTTTACGTGGAGGGATTTAGGCGAAGCGCCATTGCCAAGGCGATTTTGCCCGGCATTGTCATCCTGATCTTGCTGATTATTCACCAGAAAGTCATGGTGGAGTGGCTCGGATTTCCGAATCTGGACAACCCGCGCACGAACGCCGGAGCAAACAAGCTCATGGAGAAACCGCTAAGGTTCTTCATGAATATACCCGGACGGACCGTTCACCTATTCCTCTACATTGGTTTGTATTCGTTGCCGTTTGTACCGTGGATGAGAACCAAAACTGAGAATAGGCATGCGCACAAAGTCGGGGTCATCGCCGCGACGGCGTTTGCAGTATTGATGGTAATTGGGATGTTCATGCGGGGCATGATAATGCCGCTTTTGAACAATTCGCTCGGAAGTATCGGGCTCGGACCCTTCACTTTGCGCGACGCGTTTCTTCTTCATCTTCCCAATCTGCCCACAGGTCCCGTATGGCCATGGGTAATTGTGACTCTTGTCGGGCTGTGGGCAGGTGCGAAAGTAGTTCAGTTCGTTGTAACATTGCTCTTTGACGTGTGTGTGAAATCGAAGGAGAAGCGAGCTGAGCCTCGCCGGGCCTTGACATTCTTCCTGCTCGCTGCGACGGCGTTCTACAGTTTGTTGATGGTGACGAGCGGGTTCTATGATCGCTACCTGCTAATCTACATACCGATGACAGCCGCTCTTTTCGCGTTGAACTCCGAAAATGTTGTTAACCACGTCAAGTCGTTGACCGTATTCTCATACGTCGTGATCGGTTTCTTTTGCATATACGGGGCACTTTCGACGCATGACTACATCTCATGGAATCGCGTTCGTTGGGAACTTGTGGGCAAACTCACGAATCAAATGGGAGTAACTCCGCAGCAGCTCGACGGCGGCTACGAAGTAAACGGAAGTCTGAATTTCCTGCAAGAAAAGACAATGTCTGACGACAAGAGTTGGTGGTGGGTGACAGATGACGAATATATGATTACCTTCGGCGCGGTACCGGGATACGAGATTATCGAAAAGCGGCCGTTTCCTAACTACATGTTTGGCGACGATGCTTCAGTCTGTATTCTGAAGAGAGTCGAATAG
- a CDS encoding DegT/DnrJ/EryC1/StrS family aminotransferase — protein MKVPFLDLHATYRELKPQLHDAFERVMDGGWYILGAEVEAFEKEFAEYSEVKHCVGVGNGLEALHLLLRAAGIGAGDEVIVPSNTYIATWLAVSQAGAVPIPVEPDEKTYNIDSSLIEQAIAPRTKAILAVHLYGQPANMNAISEVAKRFNLRLFEDTAQSHGARCGGQMTGSFGDGAGCSFYPGKNLGAYGDAGCVTTNDDQLADAVRVMRNYGSRVKYYNEVKGYNSRLDPLQAGLLRVRLPKNEEWNARRRRIAERYSKELGEVSGLTLPHVPMWAEPSWHLYVVLHPRRDELQKALANDGVGTLIHYPVPPHLSGAYADMGFQQGSFPIAEKIANEVLSLPIGPHLDDASVDYVIESVRRNCKTLRS, from the coding sequence ATGAAAGTACCGTTTCTTGACTTGCATGCCACCTACCGGGAATTGAAGCCGCAGCTCCACGATGCGTTCGAACGCGTCATGGACGGAGGGTGGTACATTCTTGGAGCAGAAGTGGAGGCCTTTGAAAAGGAATTCGCGGAGTACAGCGAAGTCAAACATTGCGTCGGCGTCGGCAACGGCCTTGAAGCGTTGCATTTGCTGTTGCGCGCGGCGGGAATTGGCGCCGGAGACGAGGTCATCGTTCCTTCCAACACGTACATTGCCACGTGGCTTGCCGTTTCGCAGGCGGGCGCCGTTCCGATTCCCGTGGAACCGGATGAAAAGACGTACAATATTGATTCCTCATTGATCGAGCAAGCGATTGCTCCGAGAACAAAAGCGATTCTCGCGGTGCATCTTTACGGACAACCGGCGAACATGAACGCAATCTCCGAAGTCGCGAAACGATTCAATCTCCGACTTTTCGAAGACACGGCGCAGTCGCACGGCGCGCGCTGCGGTGGCCAAATGACCGGATCGTTCGGCGACGGCGCCGGATGCAGTTTTTATCCCGGGAAAAACCTTGGTGCCTACGGCGATGCCGGGTGTGTTACGACGAACGACGATCAGCTTGCGGATGCCGTTCGCGTCATGCGCAACTATGGTTCGCGAGTAAAGTATTACAACGAAGTCAAAGGGTACAACTCGCGGCTTGATCCGTTGCAAGCCGGCCTGCTGCGCGTTAGGCTTCCAAAAAATGAAGAGTGGAACGCGCGTCGGCGTCGTATCGCGGAGCGCTACTCAAAAGAGCTCGGCGAGGTAAGTGGTTTAACGCTTCCTCATGTTCCTATGTGGGCGGAGCCGTCTTGGCACTTGTATGTAGTGCTCCATCCCCGGCGAGATGAGCTTCAGAAAGCTCTCGCAAACGACGGAGTCGGCACTTTGATTCACTATCCGGTCCCGCCTCATCTGTCCGGCGCGTACGCCGATATGGGATTTCAGCAAGGCTCGTTTCCCATCGCAGAGAAGATTGCCAACGAAGTGCTGAGTCTTCCCATCGGGCCGCATCTTGACGACGCGTCCGTGGATTATGTAATTGAAAGCGTGCGCAGAAACTGCAAAACTCTCCGCTCATGA
- a CDS encoding T9SS type A sorting domain-containing protein, with the protein MKILAKIFCTVVCVVFVTQGGNAGERNDLNSSPFPAIMSLDSLGDTVYVDDDWASQADVDLFNIATGNDLVWDTTAFGSIPDAYTGVTERVIFIRPGAYLYQVHAIGLTNLTLIGSGVDSTIIRAPVTTMPDIYFAGGPSRPILFLENCTAHVSNLTIDGDARGANNSRMIGVAFWNSSGDMSNVSILDVRDTPLSSSPQGVGISVNHNDGLPHAVDFSNVHIEGFQKNGTSFTGTDITVNCDSVTVVGLGPTNIVVQNGIQYSNNASGSVTNCVVQGIMWSSSVYIASSLLMYQAETVVVANSVTTNGQAGVYTVDTDCEIDSCDFEASPAPSTVGKSGIRLYSGSFALASVDGTCQVYSEATDDAQRQQRRSLDANESVSLSHTRMTGFGSTGSYGIFTLVDGDTLSITVSDCEITNWNRGVDLTASGAGKIWPANVTGTKLSNTVNAFDNTNNHYWNGNCYSDYTSNFGYPGTYEISGAAIWNVDHSPNPNGCYDVNLYFEDAAVGCAPSDCDTALLYVTLATAELPNFQLELELPAGFVLGLPVTGAIVTPNSNYDLNLIQSFAIASNDSVVLIDAGFQSPGSTGDSTRCIACIPVVNVSGSAGFHAITAENCLWVDIGGVEHSNDQELGITAVNVDCTIPVVTQFTMTPTCAFGSADQTVEKFSATATDASGIESAWISVAPGGGAMEVFNGGNTSPQTFTFPQPEDTTEFYALLTEGVCNSITLYVNDAKCNESAPLSVVNAGRDETPPSVAISTSIPASFCFNDSELSPNYGGTHLDNYINITALLGTNPCAANSGTLAISHAGAADFVASLDRTNFPASDADALDLWTWMLTVPGVSYASGDTFTFDVSAEDCAGNLSATEQFDICVDIQLPENSVTLFDARPAHLGVWLKWSWAAGPDAQEMRIYRSPLSGEYPEYPNDLWNDVANYDVTSVPPVGWTLVTSQSASSGVLTSGSNIGVPNNRGDSHYHVAGADTFWLDAEAGWEDGDGNSASMRDIYRYVTFVRDAGDNWSIGDTVEILENADRSTNYWLGDFSTADSPGDPFSRGRVDTDDLGLLASVYFTNTGGYRNIGPVAVENGFVGRGIPNPDSLGQIEFQDLAPFSFNFHSVSPVGIDATEFAIEPDITQTRSFAHLDESPTLVISSRQENEASSNVVVEVQLRGNESGLAKAAETKFHFDHTVFELVNATKGDAQSDLGTVFTKVCEIQPTNDIGIVAASCGGQTTLSGNATLATITLRKRSESIEAGEFSLHSTQLLDNTGSLYDLEDVQWSVGSAPTLPSSYSLQQNYPNPFNPSTQIAFELPVASEVELTVYNTNGQLIATLLSESREAGTHTVTWDASSLASGVFIYRLKADRFTDTKKMILLR; encoded by the coding sequence ATGAAAATACTTGCGAAAATATTCTGTACGGTTGTGTGTGTGGTTTTCGTCACGCAGGGTGGAAATGCGGGCGAGCGGAATGATCTCAATTCGTCTCCCTTTCCCGCTATCATGTCGCTGGATTCCCTTGGGGATACTGTCTACGTGGATGACGATTGGGCGAGTCAAGCGGACGTTGATCTTTTCAATATAGCGACGGGAAATGACCTCGTCTGGGATACGACTGCATTTGGATCGATACCCGATGCCTATACCGGTGTCACGGAACGCGTGATCTTCATTCGTCCGGGAGCATATCTTTATCAGGTGCACGCGATTGGTTTGACTAACTTGACCTTGATTGGCTCCGGAGTGGATAGCACGATTATTCGCGCACCGGTCACGACGATGCCTGACATTTACTTTGCGGGTGGCCCCAGCCGTCCGATCTTGTTCTTAGAGAATTGCACGGCGCATGTGTCCAACCTGACCATTGACGGCGACGCACGCGGAGCGAATAATTCGCGCATGATCGGCGTTGCCTTTTGGAACTCCAGCGGAGATATGTCCAACGTGTCGATCCTCGACGTCCGCGACACGCCGCTCAGCAGCAGTCCTCAGGGCGTCGGTATCTCGGTCAACCACAATGACGGTTTGCCGCACGCCGTGGATTTTTCGAATGTCCATATTGAAGGATTCCAAAAGAACGGAACGTCGTTCACGGGCACAGACATCACCGTCAACTGCGACAGCGTGACGGTCGTAGGACTCGGCCCGACGAACATCGTCGTTCAAAACGGCATCCAATACAGCAACAACGCGTCGGGATCCGTCACGAACTGCGTTGTTCAAGGAATCATGTGGTCCAGCTCCGTATACATCGCGTCAAGTTTACTCATGTATCAGGCGGAGACTGTGGTCGTGGCCAATTCTGTAACGACCAACGGACAGGCAGGTGTATACACCGTCGATACGGATTGCGAAATCGATTCCTGCGACTTTGAAGCCTCGCCGGCGCCAAGCACTGTGGGAAAATCCGGCATTCGACTTTATTCCGGTTCATTCGCGCTTGCCTCCGTTGACGGAACATGTCAAGTCTATTCCGAAGCAACGGACGACGCGCAGCGCCAACAACGCCGTTCACTCGACGCAAATGAGTCCGTTTCTCTTTCGCACACAAGAATGACGGGTTTTGGCTCGACCGGAAGCTACGGAATATTTACGTTAGTCGATGGTGACACGCTTAGCATAACAGTTTCTGACTGCGAAATCACAAATTGGAATCGTGGTGTGGATCTGACGGCCTCTGGCGCCGGAAAGATTTGGCCCGCAAACGTAACAGGCACCAAGCTCTCGAACACTGTAAACGCGTTCGACAATACGAACAACCACTACTGGAACGGAAACTGTTATTCGGACTACACGAGTAACTTTGGCTATCCCGGAACGTACGAAATTTCCGGCGCCGCAATCTGGAATGTGGATCACTCGCCGAATCCAAACGGCTGCTATGACGTCAACCTCTATTTCGAGGACGCTGCTGTAGGATGCGCACCTTCGGATTGTGATACGGCCTTGCTCTACGTAACGCTGGCGACGGCGGAGCTGCCGAACTTTCAGCTTGAACTCGAACTCCCCGCGGGATTTGTTCTGGGGCTTCCGGTAACGGGCGCGATCGTAACGCCGAATTCAAACTATGATCTGAATCTGATTCAGTCCTTTGCCATCGCTTCCAACGACAGCGTCGTATTGATCGATGCGGGTTTTCAGTCGCCCGGCAGCACAGGCGATTCGACTCGCTGCATCGCGTGTATCCCCGTGGTAAATGTGAGCGGTTCGGCGGGTTTTCATGCAATTACGGCCGAGAATTGCCTGTGGGTGGACATCGGCGGCGTCGAACACAGCAATGATCAAGAACTCGGCATCACCGCCGTCAACGTCGATTGCACAATCCCTGTGGTGACTCAATTCACGATGACGCCGACCTGTGCGTTCGGGTCCGCGGATCAAACGGTGGAGAAATTCTCAGCAACTGCCACGGATGCGTCCGGAATAGAGTCCGCGTGGATTTCCGTGGCACCGGGTGGTGGAGCCATGGAAGTTTTCAATGGCGGCAATACGTCTCCGCAGACCTTCACATTTCCTCAACCGGAAGACACGACGGAATTCTATGCTCTGTTGACCGAAGGTGTTTGCAACTCGATTACGCTGTATGTCAATGACGCCAAATGCAATGAATCCGCTCCGTTGAGTGTGGTGAATGCGGGCCGGGACGAGACGCCGCCCAGCGTCGCAATATCTACGTCCATTCCTGCGTCGTTTTGTTTCAACGATTCTGAGCTGTCCCCGAACTACGGCGGCACGCATCTCGACAACTACATCAACATCACAGCGCTGTTGGGAACGAATCCTTGCGCCGCCAATTCCGGAACGCTCGCGATATCGCATGCGGGTGCCGCGGACTTCGTGGCCTCGCTGGATCGTACGAATTTCCCTGCGTCGGATGCCGATGCTCTCGACTTATGGACGTGGATGCTGACCGTGCCCGGAGTTTCTTATGCGAGCGGCGACACGTTTACGTTTGACGTAAGTGCAGAAGACTGTGCGGGCAACCTCTCAGCCACTGAGCAATTTGACATTTGCGTAGATATTCAGCTTCCCGAAAATTCTGTGACTTTGTTTGACGCCCGACCTGCGCATCTCGGAGTTTGGCTGAAATGGTCGTGGGCCGCCGGTCCCGACGCACAAGAAATGCGTATCTACCGCAGTCCACTGTCCGGCGAATATCCGGAATATCCCAATGACCTTTGGAACGACGTTGCAAATTATGACGTAACCAGTGTTCCGCCGGTCGGATGGACATTGGTGACATCACAGAGTGCATCGTCAGGTGTTTTGACGTCAGGGTCGAACATCGGCGTGCCGAATAACCGCGGTGATTCACACTACCACGTTGCCGGAGCGGATACTTTTTGGTTGGACGCCGAAGCAGGGTGGGAGGATGGTGACGGAAACTCTGCGTCAATGCGAGACATTTACCGCTATGTTACATTCGTCAGGGACGCCGGTGACAACTGGTCTATTGGCGACACGGTCGAAATCCTCGAGAACGCCGACCGATCCACGAACTATTGGTTAGGTGATTTTAGCACGGCGGACAGCCCCGGCGATCCGTTCTCACGCGGCCGCGTGGATACGGATGACTTAGGTCTGCTCGCGTCCGTGTATTTCACGAACACGGGTGGTTACAGAAACATCGGCCCGGTCGCGGTGGAAAATGGATTTGTAGGCCGCGGCATTCCCAATCCCGACTCACTGGGTCAAATCGAATTCCAAGACCTCGCACCTTTCAGTTTCAATTTCCATTCCGTTTCACCCGTTGGGATAGACGCTACGGAATTTGCGATCGAACCCGATATCACGCAAACACGGTCTTTCGCGCATTTGGACGAAAGTCCGACTCTGGTTATTTCTTCACGGCAGGAAAATGAAGCAAGCAGCAATGTCGTCGTCGAAGTTCAACTGCGCGGCAACGAGTCCGGTCTGGCTAAGGCCGCTGAAACGAAGTTTCATTTTGATCATACGGTCTTTGAGTTAGTGAACGCGACGAAGGGAGACGCGCAGAGTGATTTGGGTACGGTTTTCACGAAAGTCTGCGAGATTCAGCCCACAAATGACATTGGCATTGTGGCGGCTTCGTGCGGCGGACAAACAACGCTTTCGGGAAACGCGACGCTGGCGACGATCACACTTCGCAAACGGTCAGAGTCTATTGAGGCGGGCGAATTCTCCTTGCACTCGACGCAATTACTGGACAATACCGGTTCGCTCTATGATCTCGAAGACGTTCAATGGTCGGTCGGAAGTGCGCCAACATTGCCGTCGTCATATTCGCTGCAGCAGAACTATCCCAATCCCTTTAATCCCTCGACTCAAATAGCATTTGAGCTGCCTGTGGCCTCCGAGGTCGAGTTGACGGTCTATAACACGAATGGCCAATTGATCGCTACGTTGCTTTCGGAGTCGCGGGAGGCGGGTACTCATACGGTTACGTGGGACGCAAGTTCATTAGCCAGCGGCGTGTTTATTTACCGGCTCAAAGCAGATCGCTTCACGGACACAAAGAAAATGATCCTGCTCCGTTAA
- a CDS encoding glycosyltransferase has product MKKLSIVVPVYYNEGSLPHLYDEITRLEGMLREQEMELELIMVDDGSKDQSYAKLKEIQTKRPATRVIKLARNFGSYHAIKAGLGLVTGDCFTYLAADLQDPPELILEMVQRWQKGTKYIVCTRADRKDPATSKLFAGLYYRLLRAAVIKDYPEGGFDLALMDRTMLPYLLSSGRNINLALFAFWLGFKPEYIPYQRRERKHGKSRWTFSKKFTLFLDSMLGFSIVPIRAISFIGLIVSLLSFAYGIFVVISALLGKIPIRGFSATIALTSFLLGIVILMLGIIGEYVWRIHTEVSKRPEYVIEEVS; this is encoded by the coding sequence ATGAAGAAACTCTCAATCGTCGTTCCAGTCTACTATAACGAAGGTTCGCTGCCGCATCTTTACGATGAGATAACGCGGCTTGAAGGAATGCTTCGTGAACAGGAGATGGAGCTTGAGCTCATCATGGTCGATGACGGAAGCAAGGATCAATCATATGCGAAGCTCAAGGAAATACAGACGAAGCGTCCCGCAACGCGCGTCATCAAACTGGCGCGCAATTTCGGATCGTATCATGCGATCAAAGCAGGTTTAGGCTTAGTCACGGGCGATTGCTTTACATATCTCGCGGCTGACTTGCAGGATCCGCCTGAGCTGATACTCGAAATGGTCCAACGCTGGCAAAAGGGAACAAAATATATCGTGTGCACGCGCGCAGACCGCAAAGATCCCGCAACTTCAAAGCTGTTCGCCGGACTTTACTACAGGCTGCTTCGCGCGGCGGTTATCAAGGACTATCCGGAAGGCGGATTCGATCTTGCGTTGATGGACCGGACAATGCTGCCCTATTTGCTTTCGAGCGGACGCAACATCAACCTCGCGCTGTTTGCCTTCTGGCTCGGATTCAAGCCCGAATACATTCCGTACCAGCGTCGCGAACGTAAACATGGGAAGTCCCGCTGGACATTTTCCAAGAAGTTTACGCTGTTTCTCGATTCGATGCTCGGCTTTTCGATTGTTCCCATCCGCGCGATTTCGTTCATTGGGCTGATCGTTTCGCTTCTGAGCTTTGCTTATGGCATCTTTGTCGTGATCAGCGCGCTGCTCGGCAAGATTCCGATTCGCGGATTTTCCGCGACGATTGCATTGACGTCGTTCTTGCTCGGCATTGTTATTCTGATGCTTGGTATCATCGGCGAGTATGTATGGCGAATTCACACCGAAGTCAGCAAACGTCCCGAGTATGTCATCGAGGAGGTGTCATGA
- a CDS encoding GNAT family N-acetyltransferase: MSTPFPFPQPDITSDRLSLRRFRASDAADMFAYTSDDEVTRFLSWNSHLSVDDAVQYIDSMTQAYINGDWPAWGIELVAESKLVGSISLRNYSSLHKQAELSYVMNRAFGGRGIMSEAVDRIVRYCFDELDLERVEARCMTDNFASERVMQKTGMSPEGILRRHQWIKGRFHDFKIYSILREEYLARRS; the protein is encoded by the coding sequence TTGTCCACACCTTTTCCGTTTCCACAGCCGGACATTACTTCGGACCGTCTCTCGCTCAGAAGATTTCGAGCAAGTGACGCCGCGGACATGTTTGCCTATACGTCCGACGATGAAGTTACGCGTTTTCTGTCATGGAACTCACATTTGTCGGTTGATGACGCCGTTCAATACATTGATTCCATGACACAAGCGTACATAAACGGCGACTGGCCCGCATGGGGAATCGAACTTGTGGCCGAGTCGAAGTTGGTTGGCTCGATTTCCCTTCGGAACTACTCGTCTCTTCACAAACAGGCGGAGCTAAGCTACGTCATGAACCGCGCTTTCGGCGGCCGCGGAATTATGAGCGAGGCTGTCGACCGAATCGTCAGATACTGTTTTGACGAACTTGATCTTGAGCGAGTGGAAGCCAGATGTATGACGGACAACTTTGCGTCTGAGCGCGTAATGCAGAAAACCGGAATGAGCCCCGAGGGTATTTTGCGCAGACACCAATGGATCAAAGGCCGGTTCCACGATTTCAAGATATACTCGATCTTACGAGAAGAGTATCTTGCGCGGCGTTCTTAG
- a CDS encoding MFS transporter, translated as MTTTETAGRSLFGFRMGYWMLCVIEMFERMAYFTVRSVVAVYIMQADDPGGLHFTAADKGTIFAWWFVFQSVLPMFTGGYADRYGYKKTIFFSVTMNIIGFVMMAYLRTFWGFFGGVLVLATGTAFFKPGLQGSLAQNLDKTNSSVGWGIFYWIVNVGAFIAHPLAGVLQVDIGWKAVFLGAAMFTAFNYIMLFTFKDFDSKADKTEGPIHVFVRTIKNIFEPRLLAWLGIMSCFWLMMYQLWDLHPNFLTDWVDSSSVASFLPGFMSHETDRGLQVLQQNMLALNSLLIVLFMIPVSWVVRRLRTLESMVIGMLVATLGVIVAGFTGSGWVFLLGVVFFSSGEMLTGPKKNEYLGLIAPEGKKGLYLGYVNIPVGVGGFIGSKLAGHLYGHYGEKAVLAQKYILQHTPFGDGKIWNGDPDTLSTLLGVERTAAFTKLQELTGLDPHQATQLLWNTYSPQYAVWIPFAAIGVFAVIALIIFARMAKRWSDMNA; from the coding sequence ATGACTACAACTGAAACAGCAGGCCGCTCACTCTTCGGATTCCGCATGGGCTATTGGATGCTCTGCGTCATTGAGATGTTCGAGCGCATGGCCTACTTCACGGTCCGCAGCGTCGTCGCGGTTTATATCATGCAGGCCGACGACCCCGGCGGTTTGCACTTTACGGCCGCCGACAAGGGCACCATCTTCGCATGGTGGTTCGTCTTCCAATCCGTCTTGCCTATGTTCACGGGCGGCTATGCGGATCGATATGGTTACAAGAAAACCATCTTCTTCTCGGTAACCATGAATATCATCGGCTTTGTGATGATGGCCTACTTGCGGACGTTCTGGGGTTTCTTCGGCGGCGTGCTCGTATTGGCAACGGGAACCGCATTCTTCAAACCCGGTCTGCAAGGATCGCTCGCACAAAACCTCGACAAGACAAATTCGTCCGTCGGTTGGGGAATCTTCTATTGGATCGTCAACGTCGGAGCATTTATCGCGCATCCGCTCGCGGGCGTATTGCAAGTGGACATCGGATGGAAAGCGGTGTTCTTGGGCGCCGCAATGTTCACGGCGTTCAACTACATCATGCTCTTCACGTTCAAGGATTTTGATTCGAAGGCAGACAAAACCGAGGGCCCGATTCATGTCTTTGTTCGAACGATAAAGAACATCTTTGAACCTCGATTGCTTGCGTGGCTGGGAATCATGTCCTGTTTCTGGCTGATGATGTACCAGTTGTGGGATTTGCATCCTAATTTTCTAACTGACTGGGTGGACAGTTCGAGTGTGGCGAGCTTCTTGCCAGGCTTCATGTCCCACGAAACGGATCGCGGACTGCAAGTCTTGCAACAGAACATGCTGGCTCTCAATTCGCTTTTGATCGTATTGTTCATGATTCCGGTTTCGTGGGTTGTGCGCAGGCTCCGTACGCTTGAATCCATGGTGATCGGCATGCTCGTCGCCACGCTCGGCGTCATCGTCGCGGGGTTCACGGGCAGCGGTTGGGTATTTCTGCTTGGCGTCGTGTTCTTTAGCTCGGGTGAAATGCTCACGGGTCCGAAAAAGAACGAGTACCTCGGTCTGATCGCGCCGGAAGGGAAGAAGGGTCTTTATCTTGGCTACGTGAACATCCCCGTCGGAGTGGGTGGATTTATTGGATCAAAACTCGCGGGCCATCTCTACGGACACTATGGCGAGAAAGCTGTGCTCGCGCAAAAATATATTCTCCAGCACACTCCATTCGGTGACGGCAAAATCTGGAACGGCGATCCAGATACACTGAGCACATTGCTTGGCGTTGAGCGAACCGCCGCCTTCACCAAACTTCAGGAGTTGACAGGTCTTGACCCGCATCAGGCAACGCAGCTGCTTTGGAATACGTACTCTCCGCAATACGCCGTTTGGATCCCCTTTGCGGCAATCGGAGTCTTTGCTGTGATTGCACTGATCATTTTCGCCCGCATGGCCAAACGTTGGTCAGACATGAACGCTTGA